The proteins below come from a single Chryseobacterium capnotolerans genomic window:
- a CDS encoding ribonuclease inhibitor, with product MLNTSNNNTRKMIVIHGGHFSSLDGFYEEVSKVLMKDTDWKVGTLDGFDDILYGGFGAFENKDKIEIIWKESQKSKDELGLKATQEFYENKIKQGKPFNIELIQQKLDDLNAGKGQTLFEILVEIIKSHTNITLTLD from the coding sequence GTGTTGAATACTTCAAATAACAATACAAGAAAAATGATCGTCATCCATGGCGGTCATTTTTCGTCTTTAGACGGTTTCTACGAAGAAGTTTCTAAAGTTTTAATGAAAGATACAGATTGGAAAGTAGGAACATTAGATGGTTTTGATGATATTCTGTACGGTGGTTTCGGAGCCTTTGAAAACAAGGATAAAATTGAAATTATTTGGAAAGAATCACAAAAATCAAAAGACGAGTTAGGACTTAAAGCAACCCAGGAATTCTACGAAAATAAAATCAAACAAGGAAAACCTTTCAACATAGAACTGATTCAGCAAAAATTAGATGATCTGAATGCAGGAAAAGGGCAGACACTGTTTGAGATCCTGGTAGAAATTATCAAATCACATACAAATATTACTCTGACGCTTGATTGA
- a CDS encoding SGNH/GDSL hydrolase family protein, translated as MMVFFGGWVDILKRYALQKYHEGNGDELILFNLGIGGETTEGLLKRMPVELEARNSADGNLVFLSYGANDLAIKEGEQVVEREKFKNNIIAAVQHAQKFSKDIYLVSILPISQNIDGVVVSSGKLRSNEEVVAYNQILKEITADYSLRYIDFYNAILDDKEVLLSADGVHPNEKGYGIMAEIAIPIIEKYL; from the coding sequence ATGATGGTATTTTTTGGAGGCTGGGTGGATATTCTGAAGAGATATGCTTTGCAAAAGTATCATGAAGGAAATGGTGATGAACTGATTTTATTCAATTTGGGAATCGGTGGCGAAACCACAGAAGGGTTGTTGAAACGGATGCCTGTAGAATTGGAAGCCAGAAATTCTGCCGATGGAAACTTGGTTTTCTTAAGCTACGGTGCGAATGATCTCGCTATAAAAGAAGGAGAACAGGTCGTAGAGCGCGAAAAATTTAAAAATAATATTATCGCAGCTGTTCAGCATGCTCAAAAGTTCTCTAAAGACATTTATTTGGTAAGTATTCTTCCTATCTCTCAAAATATAGATGGAGTAGTGGTAAGCTCAGGAAAGCTAAGATCCAACGAAGAAGTTGTGGCTTACAATCAAATTCTTAAAGAAATTACGGCCGATTATTCTTTGAGATATATCGATTTTTATAATGCAATATTAGATGATAAAGAAGTTCTTCTCTCAGCAGATGGAGTTCACCCTAATGAAAAAGGTTATGGAATCATGGCCGAAATTGCAATTCCAATCATTGAAAAATATTTATAA
- a CDS encoding gamma-glutamylcyclotransferase family protein, with protein MPYLFSYGTLQNEKVQLETFGRILQGEKDFLLGYKLNMLEITDPEVLRKSGQKYHPVLDFSGSADDEIEGMLFEVTEAEILQADEYEVDDYKRIETVFKSGNKGFIYVGK; from the coding sequence ATGCCTTATTTATTTTCTTACGGAACCTTACAAAATGAAAAGGTTCAACTCGAAACATTCGGACGAATTTTACAAGGTGAGAAAGACTTCTTATTAGGATATAAACTGAATATGCTTGAAATTACAGACCCGGAAGTTTTAAGAAAGAGCGGCCAGAAATATCATCCGGTTCTGGATTTTTCAGGAAGCGCTGATGATGAAATAGAAGGAATGCTGTTTGAAGTGACAGAAGCCGAAATTCTTCAGGCAGACGAATATGAAGTAGATGATTATAAAAGAATTGAAACCGTTTTTAAATCCGGAAATAAAGGATTTATTTACGTGGGGAAATAA
- a CDS encoding bacteriocin-like protein, translated as MKNLKKIKRQELKTVKGGGVNPPRIIYPKDENGNCSTFPYYYYCPKYDGCMSGEAWDAYCPL; from the coding sequence ATGAAAAATTTAAAGAAAATTAAAAGACAAGAGTTAAAAACTGTAAAAGGAGGAGGAGTAAACCCACCTAGGATTATTTATCCCAAAGATGAAAATGGAAACTGCAGTACATTTCCCTATTACTATTATTGCCCAAAATATGATGGATGTATGAGTGGGGAAGCTTGGGATGCCTATTGTCCTTTGTAA
- a CDS encoding GyrI-like domain-containing protein — MNNVKVEPFMVIGIAVRTTNENEQAAKDIPVLWEKLMKENVLENIPNKIDNTVYSIYTDYEKDHTKPYTTLLGCKVENLDHVPEGMIGKSFEGGNYIKFTAKGNLADGLVINEWFKIWNMELGRTFTADFEMYGEKAQNPSDAEVDILIAVQ; from the coding sequence ATGAATAACGTAAAAGTAGAACCTTTTATGGTGATAGGAATCGCAGTAAGGACAACCAATGAGAATGAGCAGGCAGCGAAGGATATCCCAGTGTTATGGGAAAAGCTGATGAAAGAAAATGTATTGGAGAATATCCCTAATAAAATAGACAATACCGTTTATTCAATCTATACAGATTATGAAAAAGACCATACGAAACCTTATACTACACTGTTAGGATGTAAAGTAGAAAATCTTGATCATGTTCCGGAAGGAATGATTGGGAAATCTTTTGAGGGTGGAAATTATATAAAGTTTACAGCAAAAGGAAATTTGGCGGACGGCTTAGTGATCAATGAATGGTTTAAAATCTGGAACATGGAGCTGGGAAGAACCTTTACGGCTGACTTTGAAATGTATGGAGAAAAAGCACAGAATCCTTCCGATGCAGAGGTTGATATTTTGATTGCTGTACAATAA
- a CDS encoding lipocalin family protein produces MKKIVAGILISGSFISCTLGDDTPKGSIPDPVYDTNIVGIWKIQIQYIISGDNKETILKETPPDDCKKKSTYEFRNNGKYYMADYNSISSECVMKEATLPYLYNPAHMKLTINNNESEVLEITANKLTILAADNSDYNGDGTKDYIKTIFYK; encoded by the coding sequence ATGAAAAAGATAGTCGCTGGGATCTTAATATCTGGAAGTTTTATATCATGTACCTTAGGTGATGATACTCCAAAGGGATCTATTCCTGATCCTGTTTATGATACCAATATTGTAGGAATCTGGAAGATCCAGATCCAATACATCATTTCCGGGGATAATAAAGAGACTATTCTTAAAGAAACTCCTCCCGATGATTGTAAGAAAAAAAGTACTTATGAGTTCAGAAACAACGGTAAGTATTATATGGCTGATTATAACAGCATAAGTTCTGAATGTGTAATGAAGGAGGCCACATTGCCTTATCTCTACAATCCTGCTCACATGAAGCTTACGATTAATAATAATGAATCAGAAGTCCTGGAAATCACTGCCAATAAACTCACCATTCTTGCAGCAGACAACTCTGATTATAATGGAGATGGCACTAAAGATTATATAAAGACTATTTTCTATAAATAA
- a CDS encoding diacylglycerol kinase family protein — protein sequence MQKPPLHKSFLNAFRGVFMMIKTERNFQIELLAFFINLVLIFYLKLTSTDAAIILIISTAVLSAEIFNTAIEKICDIIQPDFDKRIGFIKDIAAGAVVLIAVVSVIIGILIYWKYIF from the coding sequence ATGCAAAAACCTCCTCTCCATAAAAGTTTTCTGAATGCTTTCCGGGGTGTTTTTATGATGATTAAAACGGAAAGGAATTTTCAGATCGAGCTTCTGGCCTTTTTTATTAATCTGGTCCTAATTTTTTATTTAAAACTTACGTCTACCGATGCTGCCATTATACTGATCATTTCTACAGCCGTTTTGAGTGCTGAAATTTTCAATACAGCCATCGAAAAGATATGTGATATCATTCAACCTGATTTTGACAAAAGAATCGGCTTTATTAAGGATATTGCGGCCGGAGCGGTTGTATTAATAGCTGTTGTTTCTGTGATTATCGGGATTCTTATTTATTGGAAGTATATTTTTTAA
- the dnaN gene encoding DNA polymerase III subunit beta produces the protein MKFIISSGELQKALQTVSGVISSSQSRPILENYLFELDGNNVTITASDGETTLVTSLEVKSDDSGKFAVPAKIFQDFIKTYGEQPLTFVVKDNAEGTGSQLEILDEKDNFAVALDNADDYPELPEFDASQSVVMPAGVLSEALTNTLFATSNDSLRPVMTGVLFQFGENETNFVSTDSHRLVVYKRADLMNAEPMEFIMPKKPLNIFKNILASSNDDVKIDFNENMAKFTFGKHIWICRLIDGKYPNYTAVIPKENPNVLTINRNLLLGAIKRASIMSNKSTNQVRFKLSGNILHLHAEDTEYANKADMQIPCDYNGEDINIGFSSKFLTEMLTILGSDDITMKMSQPNRPGIIEPLDGLEENENILMLSMPVIGL, from the coding sequence ATGAAATTTATTATTTCAAGTGGTGAACTGCAGAAGGCGTTGCAAACTGTAAGTGGCGTAATATCAAGCTCTCAATCGAGACCGATTTTAGAAAACTATCTTTTTGAATTAGACGGAAATAATGTTACCATTACAGCATCTGACGGCGAGACAACTCTTGTAACTTCTCTGGAAGTAAAGTCTGATGACTCAGGTAAATTTGCTGTTCCTGCTAAAATTTTTCAGGATTTTATCAAGACATACGGAGAACAACCTTTAACATTTGTTGTAAAGGACAATGCGGAAGGAACTGGAAGCCAGCTTGAGATTTTAGATGAAAAAGATAATTTCGCAGTAGCATTAGATAACGCTGATGACTATCCTGAATTGCCAGAATTCGACGCTTCTCAAAGCGTGGTTATGCCGGCAGGAGTTTTGTCTGAAGCTTTAACCAATACATTATTTGCCACCAGTAACGATTCACTTCGTCCGGTAATGACAGGAGTATTATTCCAGTTTGGAGAAAACGAAACCAATTTCGTTTCTACAGATTCTCACAGGCTTGTTGTTTACAAAAGAGCAGACCTGATGAATGCTGAGCCAATGGAGTTTATCATGCCTAAAAAACCTTTGAATATCTTCAAAAATATTCTGGCAAGTTCCAATGATGACGTTAAAATCGACTTCAATGAGAACATGGCTAAATTTACTTTTGGTAAGCATATATGGATCTGTAGACTGATTGACGGTAAATATCCAAACTATACAGCGGTAATCCCTAAAGAGAATCCGAATGTATTGACGATTAACAGAAACCTTTTATTGGGAGCCATCAAGAGAGCCTCTATTATGTCTAACAAATCTACCAACCAGGTAAGATTTAAGCTTTCAGGAAATATTCTTCACCTTCATGCAGAAGATACAGAATATGCAAACAAAGCAGATATGCAGATTCCTTGTGACTACAACGGAGAAGATATCAATATCGGATTCAGCTCTAAATTCTTAACTGAGATGTTAACGATCTTAGGTTCTGATGATATCACAATGAAAATGTCTCAGCCAAACAGACCGGGAATTATTGAACCGCTTGATGGCCTTGAAGAAAACGAAAATATCTTAATGTTATCAATGCCGGTAATCGGATTGTAA
- a CDS encoding M23 family metallopeptidase, whose product MLLLAVVLQSAILFSQKNIKVYHEKKGDTLSLYIDNKEVYPMSLVFSGFPEVENMRTPEIFKVTQVIPAQSSKNKITYFVIDDRTKGWRVKKVPDYMMYIGDVTLKNYDKEYKYDLPFKKGKSFSIYQGYNGNFSHQNENSLDFTMPEGTEVVAAREGIVTDFINTNSKGCAIRNCIDQANYITILHPDGTFAQYYHLKQNGVKVNIGDQVRKGDVIGLSGNTGWSKGPHLHFVCYLPRVEKDKYRETVRTLFKTGNGSKTEYLAEKKTYSKEY is encoded by the coding sequence ATGCTTCTACTGGCAGTAGTATTGCAATCTGCTATTTTATTTTCCCAAAAAAACATCAAAGTATATCATGAAAAAAAAGGAGATACGTTAAGCCTTTATATCGATAATAAGGAAGTTTATCCCATGTCTTTAGTGTTTTCAGGATTTCCTGAGGTCGAAAATATGAGAACTCCAGAAATCTTTAAAGTGACACAGGTAATACCTGCCCAATCATCAAAGAATAAAATTACCTATTTCGTTATTGATGATAGAACAAAAGGATGGCGTGTCAAAAAGGTACCTGACTATATGATGTACATTGGAGATGTTACCCTAAAAAATTATGATAAAGAATATAAGTATGATCTGCCTTTTAAAAAAGGGAAATCTTTTAGTATCTATCAGGGGTACAATGGCAATTTTTCACATCAAAATGAAAATTCTTTGGATTTTACCATGCCGGAAGGAACTGAGGTAGTTGCCGCAAGAGAAGGAATTGTAACAGATTTTATCAATACAAATAGTAAAGGGTGTGCAATCAGAAATTGTATAGATCAAGCAAATTATATCACTATTTTGCATCCGGATGGAACATTTGCTCAATATTATCATTTAAAGCAAAATGGAGTTAAAGTGAATATTGGAGATCAGGTAAGAAAAGGAGATGTTATTGGACTTAGCGGAAATACAGGGTGGAGCAAAGGCCCACATTTACATTTTGTATGTTATCTTCCCAGAGTAGAAAAGGATAAGTACAGAGAGACTGTAAGAACTCTTTTCAAAACGGGAAATGGATCTAAAACCGAATATCTAGCAGAGAAAAAGACATATTCAAAAGAGTATTAA
- a CDS encoding AraC family transcriptional regulator, which yields MEVKIQSYQSSDFLSEFTTENYIVMIWKGVGVFSVDGINYSYSGYNILFLSPYQKLKVSSDSEEPVNVLLFHGDYYCIEYHKDEVACNGLLFNNIYLNPGIELSEENYEYILELFNHIKKEETENHQFSQSIIKTYIQLILAICSKQKSGIENNPALNEKLPNRNAVEFQKLLEGNFKKEKELSFYSDKLNITNNTLSKLIKKEFAKTPTQLINERIILESKKLLHLTYRSIKEIASELGFDDEFYFSRYFKKSVGCSPKQYRDKVGISVVAKMSM from the coding sequence ATGGAAGTGAAAATACAATCTTATCAGTCATCAGATTTTCTTTCAGAATTTACTACTGAAAACTATATTGTGATGATATGGAAGGGGGTAGGAGTATTTTCCGTGGATGGAATCAATTATTCTTATAGTGGCTATAATATTCTGTTTCTCTCACCATATCAGAAACTGAAAGTATCCTCCGATTCAGAAGAACCTGTTAATGTCCTTCTTTTTCATGGTGACTATTACTGTATTGAATATCATAAGGATGAAGTAGCCTGTAACGGACTTCTTTTCAATAATATCTATCTAAATCCTGGAATAGAACTTTCAGAAGAGAACTATGAATATATTCTTGAACTTTTTAATCATATCAAAAAAGAAGAAACCGAGAATCACCAGTTTTCACAATCTATCATTAAAACATACATTCAGCTGATTCTTGCTATTTGCAGTAAACAGAAAAGTGGTATTGAAAATAACCCGGCACTCAACGAAAAATTACCCAACAGGAACGCTGTGGAATTTCAAAAATTATTGGAAGGTAACTTTAAAAAGGAAAAAGAGCTTTCATTTTACAGTGATAAACTCAATATTACCAACAATACTTTAAGTAAGCTTATCAAAAAAGAGTTTGCAAAAACACCTACCCAGCTTATTAATGAGAGAATCATTCTGGAGTCTAAAAAACTGCTTCATTTAACGTATCGATCCATAAAAGAAATTGCTTCAGAACTGGGCTTTGATGATGAATTCTACTTCAGCAGGTACTTCAAAAAATCTGTTGGCTGCTCTCCTAAACAATACCGGGATAAAGTAGGAATTTCAGTGGTGGCAAAAATGTCCATGTAA
- a CDS encoding DUF417 family protein, translating into MQNSSLYNRLLKLDAYFFNFLRISIFVVMAWIGGLKAFQYEADGIVPFVANSPFMSFFYKDAGNKVFNEDQKLVSEYTLYKNPEGKVVKKNIDWHTHNGTYTFAYGLGIMIVIIGIMVLLGIWFPKIGTVGGALTFLMSLVTLSFLVTTPEVYVPNLGGDDPTPQYGFPYLSGAGRLVLKDIIMMAGGLVLCSDSLKRIIKSS; encoded by the coding sequence ATGCAAAACAGTAGTTTATACAATCGTTTATTAAAGCTAGATGCTTATTTCTTCAATTTTCTGAGAATATCAATATTTGTAGTTATGGCTTGGATTGGCGGGCTTAAAGCCTTTCAATATGAGGCTGACGGAATAGTTCCTTTTGTGGCGAATAGCCCTTTTATGAGCTTTTTTTACAAAGATGCAGGAAATAAAGTATTTAATGAAGATCAAAAGCTTGTTTCAGAATATACATTGTACAAAAACCCTGAAGGAAAGGTGGTAAAGAAAAATATTGATTGGCATACCCACAACGGTACTTATACCTTTGCTTACGGATTGGGAATAATGATTGTCATTATAGGAATAATGGTGTTGCTGGGAATTTGGTTTCCTAAAATCGGAACAGTAGGAGGCGCTTTGACGTTTTTAATGTCTTTGGTTACTTTATCTTTTCTGGTGACCACTCCTGAAGTATATGTTCCTAATCTTGGCGGTGACGATCCAACACCTCAATACGGATTTCCCTATCTTTCAGGAGCTGGCCGTCTTGTCTTGAAAGATATCATTATGATGGCTGGAGGATTGGTTTTATGTTCCGATAGTCTAAAGAGAATCATAAAGTCATCTTAG
- a CDS encoding META domain-containing protein, translating to MKNLFLSICTAAVLASCGTMTSPSASKVGKAQPALANTKWTLADNVKGKIPTLNIEGEKINGNAGCNNYFGTATIDPSSGGFSAGQMGSTKMMCNNIGVEQNFMDMMGKANKYVISGNTLELYKDNLLLLKFNKSE from the coding sequence ATGAAAAATCTTTTTTTAAGTATATGTACAGCAGCAGTATTGGCATCATGTGGAACTATGACAAGCCCATCTGCTTCTAAAGTAGGAAAAGCTCAGCCGGCTCTTGCCAATACAAAATGGACTTTGGCTGATAATGTAAAAGGTAAAATTCCAACATTGAATATCGAAGGAGAAAAAATTAATGGAAATGCAGGGTGCAACAACTACTTCGGAACGGCTACTATAGATCCTTCTTCAGGAGGTTTTTCTGCTGGGCAAATGGGTTCTACAAAAATGATGTGTAACAATATCGGAGTAGAGCAGAATTTTATGGATATGATGGGAAAAGCTAATAAATATGTGATTTCCGGAAATACATTGGAGCTTTATAAAGACAATCTTTTATTATTGAAATTCAATAAATCAGAATAA
- a CDS encoding 3-hydroxybutyryl-CoA dehydrogenase: MKNIVVIGAGTMGNGIAHTFAQSGFKVNLVDVSQEALDRGLKTITTNLDRIIAKGNLSEEQKAETLGNITTFTALNDAVGSADLIVEAATENLDLKLKIFGQMDELAPANCVLATNTSSISITKIAAATKRADKVIGMHFMNPVPIMKLVEIIKGYSTSKETFDAVYEMSKTLGKVPVEVNDYPGFVANRILMPMINESIETLYNGVAGVEEIDTVMKLGMAHPMGPLQLADFIGLDVCLAILNVMYDGFKNPKYAPNPLLVNMVTAGKLGVKSGEGFYDYSESKKAEKVSKMFLK; the protein is encoded by the coding sequence ATCAAAAACATTGTAGTTATCGGAGCAGGAACCATGGGAAATGGTATTGCACATACTTTCGCACAAAGCGGTTTTAAAGTAAATCTTGTGGATGTTTCTCAGGAAGCATTAGACAGAGGATTGAAAACCATTACTACGAACCTTGACAGAATCATTGCAAAGGGAAACCTTTCAGAAGAGCAAAAAGCGGAAACGTTAGGAAACATTACGACTTTCACAGCGCTTAATGACGCAGTGGGATCAGCTGACCTTATTGTAGAAGCGGCTACTGAAAATCTTGATCTTAAATTAAAGATCTTTGGTCAGATGGATGAATTAGCTCCTGCAAATTGTGTTCTTGCCACCAATACTTCTTCTATCTCTATCACGAAAATTGCTGCTGCTACCAAAAGAGCAGATAAAGTAATCGGAATGCACTTTATGAACCCGGTTCCTATCATGAAACTGGTTGAAATTATCAAGGGGTACTCTACTTCTAAAGAAACTTTCGATGCTGTTTATGAAATGAGTAAGACACTAGGAAAAGTTCCTGTAGAGGTGAATGACTATCCTGGTTTCGTAGCGAATAGAATTTTAATGCCTATGATTAATGAATCTATCGAAACTCTTTATAATGGGGTTGCAGGTGTAGAGGAAATTGATACCGTGATGAAATTAGGTATGGCTCATCCAATGGGACCACTTCAACTGGCTGACTTCATTGGTCTTGATGTATGTCTAGCGATCCTGAATGTAATGTATGACGGATTTAAGAATCCGAAATACGCTCCGAATCCGTTGCTTGTAAACATGGTAACAGCAGGAAAATTAGGAGTAAAGTCTGGAGAAGGGTTCTATGACTACTCTGAAAGCAAAAAAGCTGAAAAAGTTTCAAAAATGTTTTTAAAATAA
- the bla-A gene encoding CGA/CIA family class A beta-lactamase, which translates to MKKITLFLLLTSAFVSAQKSTLEQKINTIIKGKQATVGVSVLGFEDPIRYSQNGNKKLAMMSVFKFHVACAALDLVDKGKLSLDQKIFIKKSDLYENTWSPYRVKYPEGNREATVSEIIDYTVALSDNNLCDILIELVGGTQAVQKFMDFKGVKDFQIKYSEHGMALNGWDSLYKNYTTTNSTVDLLKKFYEGKLLSKGSTDYLMQIMLDTKTGANKIVEQLPKGTPAAHKTDSSGRKDNSLTIAENDMGIITLPNGKHYAIAIYVSNSKESEAENCKIISNISKAVWDNFNK; encoded by the coding sequence ATGAAAAAAATAACGCTTTTTCTCCTTTTAACTTCTGCATTTGTTTCTGCACAAAAATCTACATTAGAACAAAAAATAAACACTATTATAAAAGGGAAACAAGCTACAGTAGGAGTATCTGTTCTTGGATTTGAGGATCCTATCAGATACAGCCAAAACGGGAATAAAAAACTGGCTATGATGAGTGTTTTCAAATTTCACGTTGCCTGTGCTGCGCTCGACCTTGTAGATAAAGGTAAACTGTCTTTAGATCAAAAGATTTTCATTAAAAAATCAGATCTTTATGAAAATACCTGGTCACCTTACCGGGTAAAGTATCCTGAAGGAAACAGAGAGGCTACTGTAAGTGAAATTATAGATTACACGGTAGCATTAAGTGATAATAATCTTTGTGATATCCTGATAGAACTTGTAGGCGGCACTCAGGCAGTACAGAAATTTATGGACTTTAAAGGCGTAAAAGACTTCCAGATTAAGTATAGTGAACATGGAATGGCTCTTAATGGCTGGGATTCTTTGTATAAAAATTATACGACCACCAACTCTACGGTAGATCTTTTGAAAAAGTTCTATGAAGGGAAGCTGCTTTCAAAAGGCTCTACTGATTATTTAATGCAGATCATGCTGGACACGAAAACAGGAGCCAACAAAATTGTTGAACAACTGCCTAAAGGAACACCAGCGGCCCATAAAACGGATTCCTCCGGCAGAAAAGATAACAGTCTTACCATTGCAGAAAATGATATGGGAATCATCACACTTCCCAACGGAAAACATTACGCAATCGCCATATATGTAAGCAATTCCAAAGAATCAGAGGCAGAAAACTGCAAAATAATCTCTAACATTTCAAAAGCAGTCTGGGATAATTTTAATAAATAA
- a CDS encoding cellulase family glycosylhydrolase: protein MKRAILLSALLLSQFGTSQLLKTSGQNIVNNKGENIQLRGLGLGGWMLQEGYMLKTADFAGPQYKIKEKIAELIGQDGMQEFYKAYVKNGITKQDIDFLAKAGFNSIRLPMHYNLYTLPIEKEAVKGKDTWLEEGFTMTDDLLQWCKDNKMYLILDLHAAPGGQGNDANISDNDKSKPSLWESEENQRKTIALWKKLAERYKNEPWIGGYDIINEPNINFTGKNPNGTDEMSNAPLWKLQKDITDAIREVDQKHIIFIEGNGWGNNYNGLIPIWDKNMAFSFHKYWNYNDDKTIQFALDLRERHNMPIWLGETGENSNVWFTELIQLLDKHNIGYAFWPMKKIDNIAGITNVKTTPEYEKLLNYWKNGGEKPSKEYAKKALMHIADNYKFNNVEVKNDVIDAMFRQVSEASTKPFKHHQAPGKVFASEYDLGRMGSAYLDKDFINLWVSDPAKRSEWNSGQQMRNDGVDIYLCHDKITNQYYVGKTETGEWLQYTVNSKANKNYTFEIRYSSIHSSKIRLEDASGKVLASIALPSTGKDENWTTVSTKNIPLQKGENKLRVFFENDGTNLNYFEMK, encoded by the coding sequence ATGAAAAGAGCTATCCTATTATCCGCTTTATTATTGTCTCAATTTGGGACATCACAATTATTAAAAACCTCCGGGCAAAACATCGTGAATAACAAAGGTGAAAATATTCAATTGAGAGGTCTGGGCTTAGGAGGCTGGATGCTGCAGGAAGGGTATATGTTAAAAACAGCTGATTTCGCAGGTCCACAATATAAAATTAAAGAAAAAATAGCGGAACTGATTGGCCAGGATGGAATGCAGGAGTTTTATAAAGCATATGTAAAGAATGGCATCACCAAACAGGATATTGATTTTCTGGCAAAAGCAGGGTTCAATTCTATCAGGCTTCCGATGCACTATAATCTCTATACACTTCCCATAGAAAAAGAAGCGGTAAAAGGTAAGGATACGTGGCTGGAAGAAGGATTTACAATGACTGATGATTTGCTTCAATGGTGCAAAGACAATAAAATGTATCTGATTCTTGATCTTCATGCCGCTCCGGGCGGGCAAGGAAATGATGCCAACATTTCAGATAATGACAAGTCTAAACCGTCACTTTGGGAGAGTGAGGAAAATCAAAGAAAAACGATTGCCCTTTGGAAAAAGTTAGCAGAACGGTACAAGAATGAGCCTTGGATCGGCGGTTATGATATTATCAATGAGCCTAACATTAATTTCACCGGTAAAAATCCAAATGGTACAGACGAAATGTCTAATGCCCCTCTTTGGAAGTTACAAAAAGACATCACTGATGCTATCAGAGAGGTAGATCAAAAGCATATTATTTTTATTGAAGGAAATGGCTGGGGAAATAACTATAATGGTTTAATACCGATTTGGGACAAAAATATGGCTTTCAGCTTTCACAAATACTGGAACTATAATGATGATAAAACCATACAATTTGCTCTCGATCTAAGGGAAAGGCACAATATGCCGATCTGGCTCGGAGAAACTGGTGAGAACTCTAATGTGTGGTTTACGGAGCTGATTCAGCTATTGGACAAACATAATATAGGATATGCGTTCTGGCCTATGAAAAAGATTGATAATATTGCAGGAATTACCAATGTAAAAACCACTCCGGAATATGAAAAGCTTTTGAACTATTGGAAAAACGGAGGTGAAAAACCTTCCAAAGAATATGCAAAGAAAGCTTTGATGCACATTGCAGACAACTACAAATTCAACAATGTAGAAGTAAAAAATGACGTTATTGATGCTATGTTCAGACAAGTTTCAGAGGCATCTACAAAACCATTTAAACATCATCAGGCTCCCGGAAAAGTATTTGCTTCAGAATATGATTTGGGGAGAATGGGTTCTGCTTACCTGGATAAAGATTTCATCAACCTTTGGGTAAGCGATCCGGCTAAAAGATCAGAATGGAATTCCGGCCAGCAGATGAGAAATGATGGTGTAGACATCTATCTGTGCCATGATAAAATAACCAATCAGTACTATGTAGGAAAAACAGAGACCGGAGAATGGCTGCAATATACAGTCAATTCCAAGGCAAATAAGAATTATACCTTCGAAATTAGATATTCAAGTATTCATTCATCAAAAATAAGATTGGAAGATGCTTCTGGAAAAGTATTAGCAAGTATCGCACTTCCGTCTACAGGCAAAGATGAAAACTGGACCACTGTTTCTACGAAAAACATTCCGCTTCAGAAAGGAGAAAATAAACTCAGAGTATTCTTTGAAAATGATGGAACCAACCTGAATTATTTTGAAATGAAATAA